From Cotesia glomerata isolate CgM1 linkage group LG2, MPM_Cglom_v2.3, whole genome shotgun sequence, a single genomic window includes:
- the LOC123259589 gene encoding pH-sensitive chloride channel 2-like isoform X2, translated as MVRPPGEINASDPIHVACRANIYTIKSNMAKTLQFDVHMMLQFRYRDSRLRYAEVAPKYTQIFGGQSEHNLIWTPTVFVSNERTSVIMGNGVKDLLISIDPTGMVILNTRLEATLNCALHLEKFPFDVQECPLIFESWTHSAQDMKLDWDESPIVLSKELHLTEYRLVEKWVNETEVSYTAAQQHYGHFAGNFSSISITFKLAREMGFFVMDYYIPSVLIVVISWVSFWLHVDASPPRIVLGTNTILAFMTLASKIENSLPKVSYIKASEIWFLGCTIFLFAAMVEFAFVNTIYRRKKNVPLKKVNSKYILKSTLTPRLARKQFQKNTTNLERSRSWSSLDHSRLNGSDFSSQNYLTVHSFPSTITIPAVRIEDERDFSNGSVMTIESTPSPPPKSFTRRPTLAKLHNFTTMTPQQIAQWIDRRSRIVFPAAFLIFNILYWSFIWI; from the exons ATGGTTAGACCACCCGGTGAAATCAATGCAAGTGACCCAATTCATGTTGCCTGCAGGGCcaatatatatacaataaagTCAAATATGGCCAAGACACTA CAATTCGACGTCCACATGATGCTTCAATTTCGTTATCGCGATTCAAGACTCCGGTACGCCGAGGTAGCCCCGAAATATACTCAAATTTTCGGTGGCCAGTCGGAACATAATTTAATATGGACACCGACAGTGTTTGTCTCCAACGAAAGGACTTCCGTCATAATGGGAAACGGTGTTAAAGATTTGCTGATATCTATCGATCCTACCGGCATGGTCATCCTTAATACAAG ACTCGAAGCTACCTTGAACTGTGCACTTCACCTGGAAAAATTTCCCTTCGATGTACAGGAATGCCCCCTGATATTTGAAAGTT ggACTCACAGCGCCCAAGATATGAAATTAGACTGGGATGAATCGCCAATAGTACTGTCTAAAGAATTGCATTTAACAGAGTATCGACTGGTTGAGAAATGGGTTAACGAGACTGAGGTCTCTTACACTGCGGCACAGCAACATTATGGTCACTTTG CTGGTAACTTTAGTTCTATCAGCATTACATTTAAACTTGCCCGTGAAATGGGATTTTTTGTAATGGACTATTACATACCATCGGTATTGATTGTTGTTATTTCCTGGGTATCATTCTGGCTTCATGTAGACGCTAGTCCACCGAGAATTGTTCTAGGAACTAATACAATATTGGCATTCATGACTTTGGCgtcaaaaatagaaaattcatTGCCGAAAGTTTCGTACATCAAGGCCAGTGAAATTTGGTTCCTTGGATGcactatttttctttttgctgCAATGGTTGAATTTGCATTCGTCAATACTATTTATCGTCGAAa aaaaaatgtacctctaaaaaaagtaaacagcaaatatattttaaaatcaactTTAACGCCCCGTCTGGCAAGAAAACAATTTCAAAAGAATACTACAAATCTTGAGCGGTCACGATCATGGTCTTCTCTCGATCACAGCCGGCTCAACGGCAGCGATTTCTCGAGTCAGAATTATTTAACAGTACAT AGTTTTCCCAGTACAATAACCATACCGGCGGTGAGAATAGAAGATGAGCGTGATTTTTCAAATGGTAGCGTTATGACAATTGAGAGTACGCCATCGCCTCCACCTAAATCATTCACCCGGCGACCGACTCTCGCTAAATTGCACAATTTTACAACAATGACACCCCAACAAATAGCTCAATGGATCGATCGGCGAAGTAGAATCGTCTTCCCAGCAGCTTTTCTCATCTTCAATATCCTCTACTGGTCCTTCATCTGGATCTAA
- the LOC123258769 gene encoding transducin beta-like protein 3: MSSKNLKEAFAIKSKHAAFYTGGSVEWSKDGEHLFCQNNGTLSVLSISKGVVVHTLGSSEDEDVDVINTFCISNDGSQVITSHKSSLFKLWTWEDEKLVKQWKSIHQGPVPLIRFFDNDIMVSGGSDSSVRLWNLQHHSCTHNLKGVQGVVSVLECHPDPERKLLFAAGDDTKIYGWDISTGQLKSTLIGHFSKVTSISFHRNGDNLVSSGRDKVLILWDIVEGVSIRVLPVYEGIEGAFIIPSGVKLPIDTEEDLDNKIYVASAGEKGVVKIWEMKSGREVYCQQNSLVSAAKEDGGLSITHLLLNEHLECSFAVVSTDHHIIIHSLKSFVPTKQFVGYSDEILDIVFLGENDSHIAVATNSFDIKLYELLTMNCQLLCGHTDLVLALATTPANRYLMVSSAKDNSVRIWYMCRESNLMFCIGHSERHTASVGSVALSQSSASFFASVSQDTCLKLWALPKKMLPTDKNIELEVNHTVIGHQKDVNCVVISPNDKIIATGSQDKTAKLWSADNLQLIGVLRGHRRGIWCVRFSPIDQVLLTTSADCTIKLWSISELNCLKTFEGHECSVLRAEFITRGMQLITSGADGLLKLWIVKTSEAISTLEAHDNRVWALAVSHDENQIISGGSDSQIVVWQDVTVENREKANAEKEQRILEEQKLANLLKADKFVAALKLSLKLEKPLQALRIIEGIMRNNGSERLEEAISELKPHYKESLLKCVSTWNTNGRNAQTAQVVINILMNDIGSGALDLSSLSSYLEAFIPYTDRHYKRLTRLFQDLHLLNYTLSRIKPHNEPKKVNEFNE, encoded by the exons atgagtagtaaaaatttaaaagaagc ATTCGCTATAAAATCAAAACATGCTGCTTTTTACACTGGAGGAAGTGTTGag tgGAGCAAAGATGGAGAACATCTATTTTGCCAGAATAATGGAACATTGTCCGTGCTCTCAATAAGTAAAGGAGTAGTTGTACATACACTAGGAAGCTCCGAAGATGAAGATGTCGATGTTATCAATACTTTTTGTATCAGTAATGATGGCAGTCAAGTTATAACTTCTCACAAGAGCAGTCTTTTTAAGCTATGGACATGGGAag ATGAAAAACTTGTCAAACAGTGGAAATCAATCCATCAAGGCCCAGTACCTTTGATACGATTTTTTGATAATGATATTATGGTTTCTGGTGGAAGCGATTCGAGCGTAAGATTATGGAATTTACAACATCATTCTTGTACTCACAATCTAAAAGGAGTTCAAGGAGTAGTTAg TGTACTAGAATGTCATCCGGATCCAGaaagaaaattactttttgCAGCTGGAGACGATACTAAAATATATGGATGGGATATTTCAACAGGACAATTAAAATCTACATTGATTGGTCATTTTAGTAAAGTTACATCAATATCTTTCCATAGAAATGGTGATAATTTAGTaag CTCGGGACGTGACAAGGTATTAATTCTTTGGGATATAGTAGAAGGAGTTTCAATTAGAGTACTTCCTGTTTATGAAGGAATAGAAGGAGCTTTTATCATACCTTCTGGCGTGAAATTACCTATCGATACTGAGGAAGATCTAGACAACAAAATTTACGTTGCAAGCGCTGGTGAAAAGGGTGTCGTTAAAATTTGGGAAATGAAATCAGGCCGTGAAGTCTATTGCCAACAAAATTCTCTAGTATCTGCAGCTAAAGAAGACGGCGGTCTTTCAATTACACATTTATTGCTCAACGAACACCTAGAGTGTAGTTTTGCAGTAGTTTCAACGGATCATCACATAATTATCCATTCGTTAAAAAGTTTTGTTCCCACAAAACAATTCGTAGGATACAGCGATGAAATTCTTGACATTGTGTTTCTAGGAGAAAATGATAGTCATATTGCAGTAGCTACTAATAgctttgatataaaattatatgaactGCTAACGATGAATTGCCAATTATTATGTGGTCATACTGATTTAGTACTTGCACTTGCTACCACTCCGGCTAATCGTTATCTGATGGTATCATCAGCCAAGGATAATAGTGTCCGTATTTGGTACATGTGCAGAGAAAGTAATTTGATGTTTTGCATCGGTCACAGCGAACGTCATACCGCTTCAGTTGGCTCAGTTGCTCTTTCACAATCATCTGCTAGCTTTTTTGCATCAGTAAGTCAGGATACGTGTTTAAAATTGTGGGCTCTTCCCAAAAAAATGCTTCCAAcag ataaaaatattgaattggAAGTCAATCATACTGTTATTGGACATCAAAAAGATGTAAACTGCGTTGTAATATCTcctaatgataaaattatagcTACTGGGTCACAAGATAAAACAGCtaag ctatgGAGTGCTGATAATTTACAACTGATTGGAGTTCTTCGTGGTCACCGTCGAGGTATTTGGTGTGTGAGATTCTCACCAATTGATCAAGTACTTTTAACAACATCCGCTGACTGTACTATTAAATTATGGTCGATTTCAGAGTTGAATTGTTTGaag ACTTTCGAAGGTCACGAATGTTCGGTTTTGAGAGCTGAATTTATTACTCGTGGAATGCAATTAATTACATCTGGCGCCGATGGATTGTTAAAGTTATGGATTGTTAAAACTTCTGAGGCAATAAGTACACTAGAAGCGCATGACAACAGAGTCTGGGCACTTGCTG taagtcatgatgaaaatcaaattattagtGGAGGCAGTGATTCACAAATAGTTGTATGGCAAGATGTGACCGTAGAAAATCGTGAAAAAGCAAATGCAGAAAAAGAACAGCGAATTCTTGAAGAGCAAAAATTAGCAAATCTTCTTAAAGCTGATAAATTCGTAGCAGCACTGAAACTCtcattaaaattagaaaaaccaTTGCAAGCTTTGCGTATTATTGAAGGCATAATGAGAAACAATGGTAGTGAAAGATTGGAAGAGGCAATAAGTGAATTGAAGCCGCATTACAAAGAATCTTTACTCAAGTGTGTTTCTACCTGGAATACTAATGGCCGCAACGCTCAAACAGCCCAG gtGGTCATTAACATACTGATGAATGATATTGGGAGTGGCGCCTTAGACTTGTCTTCTTTATCGTCATACTTAGAAGCATTCATTCCGTATACTGACAGACATTACAAAAGACTCACGCGCTTGTTTCAAGATCTTCATTTACTCAATTACACATTATCTCGTATAAAGCCACACAATGAACCTAAAAAAGTCAATGAGTTTaatgaatga
- the LOC123259589 gene encoding pH-sensitive chloride channel 2-like isoform X1 has translation MCGCNVIYFLKLSTTILVINFYSVLSASITAVEGNICHAITTENTLTQTELLKELTNDCRYDKMVRPPGEINASDPIHVACRANIYTIKSNMAKTLQFDVHMMLQFRYRDSRLRYAEVAPKYTQIFGGQSEHNLIWTPTVFVSNERTSVIMGNGVKDLLISIDPTGMVILNTRLEATLNCALHLEKFPFDVQECPLIFESWTHSAQDMKLDWDESPIVLSKELHLTEYRLVEKWVNETEVSYTAAQQHYGHFAGNFSSISITFKLAREMGFFVMDYYIPSVLIVVISWVSFWLHVDASPPRIVLGTNTILAFMTLASKIENSLPKVSYIKASEIWFLGCTIFLFAAMVEFAFVNTIYRRKKNVPLKKVNSKYILKSTLTPRLARKQFQKNTTNLERSRSWSSLDHSRLNGSDFSSQNYLTVHSFPSTITIPAVRIEDERDFSNGSVMTIESTPSPPPKSFTRRPTLAKLHNFTTMTPQQIAQWIDRRSRIVFPAAFLIFNILYWSFIWI, from the exons atgtgtGGGTgcaatgttatttattttttaaaattatcaacaactattttagttattaatttttattctgtacTAAGTGCTTCAATTAC agccGTCGAAGGTAATATTTGTCATGCAATTACTACAGAAAACACATTAACACAAACAGAACTGCTTAAGGAACTGACAAATGATTGTCGTTACGATAAGATGGTTAGACCACCCGGTGAAATCAATGCAAGTGACCCAATTCATGTTGCCTGCAGGGCcaatatatatacaataaagTCAAATATGGCCAAGACACTA CAATTCGACGTCCACATGATGCTTCAATTTCGTTATCGCGATTCAAGACTCCGGTACGCCGAGGTAGCCCCGAAATATACTCAAATTTTCGGTGGCCAGTCGGAACATAATTTAATATGGACACCGACAGTGTTTGTCTCCAACGAAAGGACTTCCGTCATAATGGGAAACGGTGTTAAAGATTTGCTGATATCTATCGATCCTACCGGCATGGTCATCCTTAATACAAG ACTCGAAGCTACCTTGAACTGTGCACTTCACCTGGAAAAATTTCCCTTCGATGTACAGGAATGCCCCCTGATATTTGAAAGTT ggACTCACAGCGCCCAAGATATGAAATTAGACTGGGATGAATCGCCAATAGTACTGTCTAAAGAATTGCATTTAACAGAGTATCGACTGGTTGAGAAATGGGTTAACGAGACTGAGGTCTCTTACACTGCGGCACAGCAACATTATGGTCACTTTG CTGGTAACTTTAGTTCTATCAGCATTACATTTAAACTTGCCCGTGAAATGGGATTTTTTGTAATGGACTATTACATACCATCGGTATTGATTGTTGTTATTTCCTGGGTATCATTCTGGCTTCATGTAGACGCTAGTCCACCGAGAATTGTTCTAGGAACTAATACAATATTGGCATTCATGACTTTGGCgtcaaaaatagaaaattcatTGCCGAAAGTTTCGTACATCAAGGCCAGTGAAATTTGGTTCCTTGGATGcactatttttctttttgctgCAATGGTTGAATTTGCATTCGTCAATACTATTTATCGTCGAAa aaaaaatgtacctctaaaaaaagtaaacagcaaatatattttaaaatcaactTTAACGCCCCGTCTGGCAAGAAAACAATTTCAAAAGAATACTACAAATCTTGAGCGGTCACGATCATGGTCTTCTCTCGATCACAGCCGGCTCAACGGCAGCGATTTCTCGAGTCAGAATTATTTAACAGTACAT AGTTTTCCCAGTACAATAACCATACCGGCGGTGAGAATAGAAGATGAGCGTGATTTTTCAAATGGTAGCGTTATGACAATTGAGAGTACGCCATCGCCTCCACCTAAATCATTCACCCGGCGACCGACTCTCGCTAAATTGCACAATTTTACAACAATGACACCCCAACAAATAGCTCAATGGATCGATCGGCGAAGTAGAATCGTCTTCCCAGCAGCTTTTCTCATCTTCAATATCCTCTACTGGTCCTTCATCTGGATCTAA